In Bradyrhizobium guangxiense, the following are encoded in one genomic region:
- a CDS encoding glycosyltransferase family 4 protein, which produces MAIYAPHFAEYSYRLASGLAHHCDVRLVLNRKDANQQWELADIAVEAPFETRIRNMSLRRGGGVLGIPASFLDIISFRPDVIHCHEVPEIYTSQLIQLLRPLGIPLVLTVHDAIPHSEGGSGTSPREDAWRERMRAAASVVTTHGESCIADFRRASPNFKGHTVSSMHGVLMVPPASGAIATPEAARILFFGRMWAYKGLDVFIDAIDMLVRRGVPHEAIVAGRGPEMTRLGARMEAMPTVKSINAYISPADTGQLFQSATVVALPYKDATQSGVLASAYGNCRPVVASATGGIPDVVTDGVNGLLVPPGDATALADALERVLTSKPLAATLTDGARQTAASLLNWDRIAEQLLGPYHKLAGRTVS; this is translated from the coding sequence GTGGCCATCTATGCACCGCATTTTGCGGAATACTCCTACCGGCTCGCATCAGGATTGGCGCATCATTGCGACGTCCGCCTCGTGCTCAACCGCAAGGACGCGAACCAGCAGTGGGAACTTGCCGATATCGCTGTCGAGGCGCCCTTCGAGACCCGGATCCGCAACATGAGCCTGCGCCGTGGCGGCGGCGTGCTCGGCATTCCCGCGTCCTTCCTCGACATAATATCGTTTCGTCCGGACGTGATTCATTGTCACGAAGTTCCAGAGATCTACACGTCACAGTTGATCCAACTTCTCCGCCCACTTGGCATTCCCCTGGTGCTGACGGTTCACGATGCAATTCCGCATTCGGAGGGCGGCTCCGGCACCTCGCCTCGTGAAGATGCTTGGCGCGAGCGCATGCGCGCGGCTGCGTCAGTCGTCACCACGCACGGCGAAAGCTGTATTGCCGATTTTCGCCGCGCTTCGCCCAACTTCAAGGGCCACACGGTTTCCAGCATGCACGGCGTGCTCATGGTTCCGCCGGCTTCGGGCGCGATCGCCACGCCCGAGGCCGCGCGTATTCTGTTCTTTGGACGGATGTGGGCTTACAAAGGCCTCGACGTCTTCATCGATGCGATCGACATGTTGGTCCGGCGCGGTGTCCCGCACGAGGCGATCGTCGCCGGCCGCGGCCCCGAGATGACGCGGCTCGGAGCACGCATGGAGGCGATGCCGACCGTCAAGAGCATCAATGCCTATATTTCGCCCGCGGATACCGGACAGCTGTTTCAATCCGCCACCGTGGTCGCGTTGCCTTATAAGGATGCAACGCAGAGCGGCGTGCTTGCATCCGCCTACGGCAATTGCCGTCCCGTCGTTGCCAGCGCGACTGGCGGCATTCCCGACGTCGTGACAGACGGCGTCAACGGACTTCTGGTGCCTCCCGGCGATGCCACTGCACTGGCCGATGCACTCGAACGCGTGCTGACCTCAAAGCCGCTTGCGGCGACCTTGACCGATGGCGCGCGGCAGACAGCGGCCAGTCTCTTGAACTGGGACCGCATCGCCGAGCAGCTGCTGGGACCCTATCACAAGCTCGCCGGCCGTACCGTGAGCTGA